The sequence below is a genomic window from Desulfobulbaceae bacterium DB1.
GAGAATGGGCCGGCTTCCCTCCCAGAGCACCATCACCGCGCTGCCGGCCATGGCGTCAGTCGTGCGGCTCAGAAAAATGGCCGAAGGATTTTTGATCTCCTTGAGCCCCTTGTCGGTCATGGCGAAGACTCCAAGTTCATTAACCGCGCCGTAACGGTTTTTCACCGCGCGCATCATCCGGTATCTGCTGTCGCCGGAGCCTTCAAAATAGCAGACCACATCAATAATGTGTTCAAGCACCCTGGGACCGGCCAGGTCGCCGGATTTGGTGACGTGGCCGACCAGAAAAACGGCGATGTTGCTTGCCTTGGCAAACTGGGTGAGTTGCGCGGCTGATTCGCGCACCTGGGAAACGCTGCCGGGGGTGGAGGAGGAAGACGCGGTCTGCATGGTCTGGATGGAGTCAATGACCATGACCTGCGGCTTTTCCTGCAAGGCGGTCAGGCAGATGTTTTCCACCTGGGTTTCCGTCATGAGGAGGAGTTGTTTGCCGGGCAGGCCGAGGCGGGCGGCGCGCATGGCGATCTGCTGGGGAGATTCTTCGCCGGTGACATAGAGGACTTTTCTGGTCTCGCTCAGCAGGCAGCAGATCTGCAGCAGGCACGTGCTTTTGCCGACGCCCGGATCGCCGCCGATCAGCACAACCGAACCGCGCACAAGGCCGCCGCCGAGCACCCGGTCGAATTCCGTCATGCCGGTGGTTATGCGCGGGGTGTCGGAAAAATTTACCGAGCAGATGGGCTGCACCGGGGAAATGATGCCGCTGTAGCCGGTTGCGATGGGTGAAGAAGGCGGGGGCTCAAGTTCCTTGATGCTGTCCCACTCATGGCATTCGGGGCATTGCCCTATCCATTTGCCAAAGGTGGCGCCGCAACTGTCACAGGCAAAAGCTGTTTTTGCTTTGCCCTGTTTCATGTAAATTTCTTTATCTCTTTTTCCAGTTCATTTAACTTTTTTTTGTAGTACTTGAGGCATTTTTTGATGTATCGGGAGCGCTGCCAGTTTGATTGCATGTCGCCGGGGTCAATGGGCG
It includes:
- a CDS encoding DNA repair protein RadA — encoded protein: MKQGKAKTAFACDSCGATFGKWIGQCPECHEWDSIKELEPPPSSPIATGYSGIISPVQPICSVNFSDTPRITTGMTEFDRVLGGGLVRGSVVLIGGDPGVGKSTCLLQICCLLSETRKVLYVTGEESPQQIAMRAARLGLPGKQLLLMTETQVENICLTALQEKPQVMVIDSIQTMQTASSSSTPGSVSQVRESAAQLTQFAKASNIAVFLVGHVTKSGDLAGPRVLEHIIDVVCYFEGSGDSRYRMMRAVKNRYGAVNELGVFAMTDKGLKEIKNPSAIFLSRTTDAMAGSAVMVLWEGSRPILVEVQSLVDESHGESPRRLTVGIDQNRLIMLLAVLHRHGGIASYNKDVFINVVGGVKVNETSADLALALSITSSINDKPLPVDLIVFGEIGLAGEIRPVPNGQERLKEAVKHGFRQAIIPQANRPAKAIPGLEIFPVEKLTDALAAAAFSGAGPPSQTARQGRRDAATLKSAAHLKKEDQTLT